The sequence GATTGTGCCCAATTCTTCAAACTCTTCGGGTGTCCAATACTTCTGTACGGGTAAATGCTCTAACGAAGGTCGCATATACTGACCGATTGTAAGGCGATCGCATTGGACGCTACGTAAATCTTTCATCGTTTCAATTACTTCTTCAACAGTTTCGCCATGCCCAAGCATTAAGCCCGATTTGGTAGGAATATTGGCATCTATTTGTTTAACTAGTTGCAGCACCTGTAAAGAACGATCATATTTTGCTCCCCGACGAACGGGATTTTGTAAGCGTTTTACTGTCTCAATATTATGGTTATAGCAAGCCGGTTTTGCTAAAGTAATGATTTCTATCGGCTCTATTTTTCCATAAAAATCTGGCGTAAGTACCTCAATTTGAGTTTCTGGGTTGAATTGACGGATTTTTTCCATAGTCTTTACAAACCAGCTTGCACCTCCGTCAGACAAATCATCGCGGGCAACTGAAGTTAATACCACATAGCGCAATCCTAAAAGCTGTATTGCTCGTGCGACTTTTAGGGGTTCTTCTGAGTCTAATGGCATTGGTGCATGACCTTTATCTACTTGAC comes from Rivularia sp. PCC 7116 and encodes:
- the lipA gene encoding lipoyl synthase — protein: MSTNSTKKASIKSEIKAMPPWLRRPIGNASELSTVQRIIKQRQIHTICEEGRCPNRGECYSQKTASFLLMGPTCTRSCAFCQVDKGHAPMPLDSEEPLKVARAIQLLGLRYVVLTSVARDDLSDGGASWFVKTMEKIRQFNPETQIEVLTPDFYGKIEPIEIITLAKPACYNHNIETVKRLQNPVRRGAKYDRSLQVLQLVKQIDANIPTKSGLMLGHGETVEEVIETMKDLRSVQCDRLTIGQYMRPSLEHLPVQKYWTPEEFEELGTIARSLGFDRVRSGPLVRSSYHAASE